In the Ruminococcus sp. OA3 genome, one interval contains:
- a CDS encoding A24 family peptidase, with the protein MLLILCEGFLWALLFTLGACIFSFLNVIIYRVPRGMSFVRGHSACPACGQRLRAKDLIPIFSCLSLKGKCRYCGETIGTRDTWTELLGGGLAILSFYQYENCGTAATVFAFFCVLTVVAFLDLDTMEIEDGCSVAIVAVAILSVFTMPGLPIISRLTGALAVSVPMLILTLLVPGAFGGGDIKLMAASGLFLGWKLTLVSMAIAVLSGGIYGIFLLAAKKKERKDHFAFGPFLCLGMALGLLYGQPLIDWYLGMLLY; encoded by the coding sequence ATGCTGTTGATTTTGTGTGAGGGTTTTCTGTGGGCGCTGCTCTTTACTCTGGGAGCCTGCATTTTTTCATTTTTAAATGTCATCATCTACCGGGTTCCGAGGGGAATGTCGTTTGTCAGGGGGCATTCCGCCTGTCCGGCATGCGGTCAGCGTCTGCGGGCTAAAGATCTGATTCCCATATTCAGCTGCCTGTCTCTCAAAGGTAAATGCAGATATTGCGGCGAAACGATCGGGACCAGAGATACCTGGACAGAACTGTTGGGCGGGGGATTAGCCATCCTCAGCTTTTATCAATATGAAAATTGCGGAACTGCAGCCACCGTTTTTGCATTTTTCTGCGTGCTGACGGTGGTGGCGTTTCTTGATCTGGATACGATGGAGATTGAGGATGGATGTTCTGTCGCCATTGTTGCTGTGGCAATACTCTCTGTTTTCACGATGCCGGGACTGCCGATTATCAGCCGTCTGACTGGTGCACTTGCAGTGAGCGTGCCGATGCTGATTCTGACGCTTCTGGTACCGGGAGCGTTTGGCGGAGGGGACATCAAGCTGATGGCGGCATCCGGGTTGTTTCTGGGATGGAAGCTGACACTGGTATCCATGGCAATTGCCGTGCTGTCAGGGGGTATCTATGGAATTTTCCTGCTGGCGGCCAAAAAGAAGGAGCGGAAGGATCACTTTGCATTCGGTCCGTTTCTATGCCTGGGGATGGCGCTGGGGCTGCTGTACGGACAACCGCTTATTGACTGGTATCTGGGCATGCTGTTATACTGA
- a CDS encoding GspE/PulE family protein has product MENNIRNLRIGDVLKEYGYVTDEQIDEALAYQKEHRALRLGGALIELGYVKEEHVLEALAARLAMRRVEISNIDVEVEAVEMIPRPLAEKYEMLAVQRKDGVLTVVLNDPMNFYGIEDIHQLTGMQLDIRLSMRDSLLKAIQYYYTEVEARQAAQVANKSFEDQDMEELEFEEEGDSDTPVINLLSRLINRAHSTNASDIHIEPFEQKTLVRMRIDGVIVEYVTLQKSLHASLIARIKILGEMDIAERRVPQDGHFRLRVEGEFINIRVSVIPTVFGEKAVLRLLSSNAHIDCPSTFGMEEPDYLKLQKMLQSPNGIIYFTGPTGSGKTTTLYMILEELSKRAVNISTIEDPVEKNLPKVNQMQVNNQAGLTFEAGLRALLRQDPDIIMVGETRDVETASISVRAAITGHLVFSTLHTNDAASSIVRLKDMGLMPYMVSSSLTGIVAQRLMRKVCPDCAEDVPPTEQEAMMLGGHAECIKKVNGCPLCNYTGYRGRTAIHEILVIDREVRNMIMNGASVEAIQEYAVHEQNMKTLKDCGISLVKQGITTIEELRKVAYYA; this is encoded by the coding sequence ATGGAAAATAATATCAGAAACTTAAGGATAGGCGACGTTTTAAAAGAATACGGTTATGTGACGGATGAGCAGATAGACGAGGCACTTGCTTATCAAAAAGAGCACAGGGCCCTTCGGCTCGGCGGCGCCCTGATCGAACTGGGTTATGTAAAGGAAGAGCACGTACTGGAGGCGCTTGCCGCCCGTCTTGCCATGCGCCGCGTGGAAATCTCAAATATCGATGTCGAAGTGGAAGCCGTGGAAATGATCCCGCGTCCGCTGGCGGAAAAGTATGAGATGCTGGCAGTCCAGAGAAAAGATGGCGTGCTGACGGTCGTACTGAATGACCCCATGAATTTTTACGGAATTGAAGATATTCATCAGCTGACCGGTATGCAGCTTGACATCCGCCTCAGTATGAGAGACAGTCTGTTAAAGGCGATTCAGTATTATTATACAGAAGTGGAAGCAAGGCAGGCTGCACAGGTTGCCAATAAGAGCTTTGAAGACCAGGACATGGAGGAGCTGGAGTTCGAGGAGGAGGGGGACAGCGACACGCCTGTCATCAATCTTCTGAGCCGTCTGATCAACCGGGCGCACAGCACCAATGCATCCGATATCCATATTGAACCGTTCGAACAGAAGACTCTGGTGCGTATGCGCATCGACGGCGTCATTGTGGAATACGTGACGCTTCAGAAGAGTCTTCACGCATCACTGATCGCCCGTATCAAGATTCTGGGCGAGATGGACATTGCAGAGCGCAGAGTCCCGCAGGACGGTCATTTCCGTCTGCGCGTGGAAGGTGAGTTTATCAATATCCGTGTGTCTGTGATCCCTACGGTATTTGGAGAAAAGGCGGTGCTGCGTCTTTTAAGCAGCAATGCACATATCGACTGTCCGTCTACTTTTGGCATGGAAGAACCGGACTATTTAAAATTACAAAAAATGCTGCAGTCTCCAAACGGCATTATCTATTTTACCGGTCCGACCGGTTCCGGTAAGACAACGACGCTCTATATGATTCTGGAAGAGCTGTCCAAAAGAGCGGTAAACATCTCAACGATCGAGGACCCGGTGGAGAAAAACCTGCCCAAGGTTAACCAGATGCAGGTAAACAATCAGGCTGGTCTGACGTTTGAAGCGGGGCTTCGCGCGCTGCTGAGGCAGGACCCTGATATCATCATGGTCGGTGAGACGCGTGATGTGGAGACGGCATCGATTTCCGTTCGTGCAGCGATCACAGGCCACCTTGTATTTTCAACACTTCATACGAATGATGCTGCATCCTCAATTGTCCGCCTGAAAGATATGGGACTGATGCCATATATGGTGTCAAGCTCGCTGACCGGGATCGTTGCGCAGAGGCTGATGCGTAAGGTCTGTCCGGACTGTGCTGAGGATGTGCCTCCTACTGAACAGGAGGCGATGATGCTGGGCGGGCATGCAGAATGTATCAAGAAGGTGAACGGATGTCCGCTGTGCAATTATACGGGATATCGGGGAAGAACGGCGATACACGAGATACTGGTGATCGACCGGGAGGTGCGGAATATGATCATGAACGGCGCTTCTGTGGAAGCGATTCAGGAGTATGCGGTACATGAGCAGAATATGAAGACACTCAAAGACTGCGGCATCAGTCTGGTGAAGCAGGGGATAACGACAATTGAGGAACTGCGTAAGGTAGCATATTATGCCTGA
- a CDS encoding PilT/PilU family type 4a pilus ATPase translates to MYSIDQIVLMARQEEASDVHISAGLPLVFRVHGDLVPALAQPDEEAADAMIRGLLNDRQLKVLENGCDLDFSLQTSDGNRQRVNVFRQQGKLAATIRLLNSSIPTLAKLHLSQKLYELAEEPRGLILVTGPTGSGKSTTLASMIEHVNQTRAVHILTIEDPVEYHYDGKMALIHQRETGRDVGDFASALRSALREDPDIIMVGEMRDYETITAALTAAETGHLVLSTLHTTGAAQTIDRVIDACPSGSQNQVRTQLAGVLKGVITQCLMPSRNGGGRFAGTEILLGTDAVGNMIRENKSHQLASVMQSNAAAGMHTLNMDLVRMVSEGKITKETAFRYTNDKRDLEQYF, encoded by the coding sequence ATGTATAGTATCGATCAGATTGTTTTAATGGCCAGGCAGGAGGAGGCATCCGATGTTCATATATCGGCGGGGTTGCCGCTGGTATTTCGGGTACACGGAGATCTTGTTCCGGCTCTGGCTCAGCCGGATGAAGAGGCCGCGGACGCGATGATCCGCGGACTGCTGAATGACCGGCAGTTAAAAGTGCTGGAGAACGGATGTGATCTGGATTTCTCACTGCAGACGTCGGACGGAAACCGCCAGAGGGTCAATGTTTTCCGGCAGCAGGGAAAGCTCGCTGCTACGATCCGGTTGCTGAACAGCAGCATCCCGACGCTTGCTAAGCTGCATCTGTCGCAGAAACTGTATGAACTGGCGGAAGAACCGAGAGGGCTGATCCTTGTGACCGGACCTACGGGGAGCGGAAAGTCAACGACGCTTGCTTCCATGATCGAACATGTGAATCAGACGCGTGCGGTGCATATCCTGACGATCGAGGACCCGGTGGAGTATCACTATGATGGGAAGATGGCGCTGATCCATCAGAGAGAAACCGGAAGGGATGTCGGAGATTTCGCATCGGCGCTGCGGAGTGCACTGCGGGAGGACCCGGATATCATCATGGTAGGTGAGATGCGTGACTACGAGACGATCACGGCCGCACTGACAGCAGCTGAGACAGGACATCTGGTACTGTCTACGCTTCATACCACCGGTGCAGCGCAGACGATCGACCGAGTGATCGATGCCTGTCCGTCCGGGAGCCAGAATCAGGTGCGTACGCAGCTGGCAGGCGTGCTGAAAGGTGTGATTACCCAGTGCCTGATGCCGTCGAGGAACGGCGGCGGAAGATTTGCCGGAACAGAGATCCTGCTGGGGACAGATGCAGTGGGGAATATGATACGTGAGAATAAGAGCCATCAGCTGGCAAGTGTCATGCAGTCCAATGCGGCCGCAGGCATGCATACACTGAATATGGATCTGGTCCGCATGGTGTCTGAGGGTAAGATTACAAAAGAGACGGCTTTCCGGTATACAAATGATAAAAGAGATCTCGAACAATATTTTTAA
- a CDS encoding glycerate kinase, whose product MMMKVVIATDSLKGSLSSVEAGRALAAGIKKAAEAEVKIVPMADGGEGTAEALVDGMGGQWEEVLVTGPLGNPVTARYGYIKDKKQAVIEMASAAGITLVQERERDIMKAGTRGVGEMIRDAVERGCRDFLIGIGGSATNDCGTGMLCALGAEFLDREGKHVGNKGEDCGQIVTIRLNGMMPELKECRFCIACDVTNPLYGENGASCIFGPQKGGTKEQVRRMERMHRQFADLTKRTIGKDVAACPGAGAAGGLGFAFLAFLNASLEPGIDLVMRAVGLEECVRDADYVITGEGCLDAQTVMGKVPAGVARLAKKYGAVVIAVAGSVKEEAYLCNRAGIDAFFPIMPGAIRLEDAMRPDETARNLNRTAEQIFRLLTASRSG is encoded by the coding sequence ATGATGATGAAGGTAGTGATTGCGACTGATTCCCTGAAAGGCAGTTTATCCTCAGTGGAAGCGGGCAGGGCGCTTGCAGCGGGAATTAAAAAAGCAGCTGAAGCTGAGGTTAAAATTGTGCCGATGGCGGATGGAGGGGAAGGAACAGCAGAGGCGCTGGTGGATGGAATGGGCGGACAGTGGGAGGAAGTCCTTGTGACAGGTCCGCTCGGAAATCCGGTAACGGCGAGATACGGTTATATAAAAGACAAAAAACAGGCTGTGATCGAGATGGCGTCAGCGGCTGGTATTACCCTGGTTCAGGAAAGGGAGAGAGATATTATGAAGGCGGGTACCCGCGGCGTCGGGGAGATGATCCGGGATGCGGTTGAGAGAGGGTGCCGGGATTTTCTGATCGGAATCGGAGGCAGTGCAACCAATGACTGCGGCACAGGCATGCTCTGCGCGCTGGGAGCCGAATTCCTGGACCGGGAAGGGAAACATGTAGGAAACAAGGGGGAAGACTGCGGGCAGATAGTGACCATTCGTCTGAACGGTATGATGCCCGAACTGAAAGAATGCAGGTTTTGCATTGCGTGTGATGTGACGAATCCGCTGTACGGTGAAAATGGGGCTTCGTGCATTTTTGGCCCTCAGAAAGGCGGCACCAAGGAACAGGTACGCCGCATGGAGCGCATGCACCGGCAGTTTGCCGATCTGACAAAAAGGACCATCGGAAAAGATGTTGCCGCCTGCCCCGGGGCCGGGGCGGCGGGCGGCCTGGGCTTTGCCTTTCTCGCCTTTTTGAATGCCAGCCTGGAGCCGGGCATCGATCTGGTGATGAGGGCGGTTGGACTGGAGGAATGTGTGAGGGATGCGGATTATGTGATCACCGGTGAGGGATGTCTCGACGCGCAGACCGTTATGGGGAAAGTACCGGCAGGGGTCGCGAGGCTTGCCAAAAAATACGGCGCTGTTGTGATCGCTGTGGCAGGCAGTGTGAAAGAGGAGGCATACTTATGCAACCGGGCGGGCATCGACGCGTTTTTCCCGATTATGCCGGGGGCGATTCGGCTGGAAGATGCCATGCGTCCCGATGAGACTGCCAGGAATCTGAACAGAACTGCCGAGCAGATTTTCCGGCTGCTCACAGCCTCACGTTCAGGCTAA
- a CDS encoding prepilin-type N-terminal cleavage/methylation domain-containing protein, whose protein sequence is MLKKLREKSKNKKGFTLVELIVVIVIILVLAAVMVPSILRYVNRAHEANCKADAATILVQLQAEVADAYLADAAAPTLPTGPINSVPCANPQTGSYTAAGAAEYTYVLNGDGDIVSFAYRNPRNFVNWTTNGWLDVDEAVTTP, encoded by the coding sequence ATGCTTAAAAAACTGAGGGAAAAAAGCAAGAACAAAAAGGGCTTTACTCTGGTGGAACTGATTGTGGTTATAGTCATTATTTTAGTTCTGGCAGCAGTGATGGTGCCGAGTATACTGCGATATGTTAACAGAGCACATGAAGCTAATTGTAAAGCAGATGCGGCTACAATTCTGGTTCAGCTGCAGGCAGAAGTAGCAGATGCATATTTAGCAGATGCAGCAGCTCCGACTCTCCCAACTGGTCCTATAAACAGCGTTCCGTGTGCAAATCCGCAGACGGGCAGCTATACCGCGGCTGGCGCTGCGGAGTACACGTATGTGCTTAATGGCGATGGTGACATTGTTTCTTTTGCTTACAGAAATCCAAGAAATTTTGTTAACTGGACGACGAATGGCTGGTTAGACGTAGATGAAGCGGTGACGACACCGTAA
- a CDS encoding type II secretion system F family protein: MAQYRYQAQTIDGKMKKGIMNAADEADLQLRLREEDAFLLSAKPVESGKRMQPFKPKVLADFSRQLGTLTASGVTLVRALNIIANGEAVRPREKTIYEDMLRQLRQGIALSDAMESQNGAFPPLMVYMFRSAESSGNLDQVAMQMAVNYEKDHRLNTKISSSLVYPRILVFLIIGVILILTKFVLPQFQELFDQMEQLPAATMILMAISDFMQKFWLLVIVLLLGLWIGFKALLRSDRMRRRWHRMLIHMPLIGKLQKVICTSRFARTLSFLYTAGIPIVPSLQIARKTIGNDYIDAQFDDVIPLVRAGNNLSDGLDMVDGFVRKLADSIRVGEETGKLDTMLMSTAESMEYDADMAITKMVSYVEPVMLIVLGIIVAFVMVAVFSALYGSYDAVSGM, translated from the coding sequence ATGGCACAATATCGCTATCAGGCACAGACGATAGACGGAAAGATGAAAAAGGGCATCATGAATGCGGCGGATGAAGCAGATCTTCAGCTGCGCCTGCGGGAGGAAGATGCCTTTTTACTTTCCGCAAAACCTGTAGAGTCCGGAAAAAGGATGCAGCCGTTTAAACCGAAGGTACTGGCGGATTTTTCCAGACAGCTGGGAACATTGACGGCATCCGGTGTGACGCTGGTCCGGGCCTTGAATATTATAGCTAACGGCGAGGCTGTCAGGCCAAGGGAAAAGACAATATACGAAGACATGCTGCGCCAGCTGCGGCAGGGCATTGCGTTGTCTGATGCGATGGAATCACAGAATGGTGCGTTTCCTCCGCTGATGGTCTATATGTTCCGTTCGGCGGAGAGCAGCGGCAACCTGGATCAGGTTGCAATGCAGATGGCGGTCAATTATGAGAAAGACCACCGGCTGAACACAAAGATCTCCAGTTCCCTCGTATATCCCAGAATTCTGGTGTTTTTGATCATCGGGGTTATTTTAATCCTGACAAAATTTGTACTTCCGCAGTTTCAGGAGCTGTTTGACCAGATGGAACAGCTTCCTGCAGCGACGATGATCCTGATGGCGATCAGTGATTTCATGCAGAAATTCTGGCTGCTGGTGATTGTACTGCTGCTCGGCCTGTGGATCGGATTCAAAGCGCTGCTGCGGAGCGACAGGATGCGCAGAAGATGGCATAGGATGCTGATTCATATGCCTCTGATCGGAAAGCTGCAGAAGGTTATCTGCACATCACGCTTTGCGAGAACGCTGAGCTTTTTGTATACGGCTGGAATTCCGATCGTGCCGTCGCTGCAGATTGCCCGAAAGACGATAGGAAATGATTACATAGATGCACAGTTCGATGATGTGATTCCGCTGGTTCGTGCAGGAAACAATTTAAGTGACGGACTTGATATGGTGGACGGTTTCGTGCGCAAGCTGGCAGATTCCATTCGAGTCGGGGAGGAGACCGGCAAGCTGGATACGATGCTGATGTCCACCGCGGAATCCATGGAATACGATGCAGATATGGCAATTACCAAGATGGTCTCCTATGTGGAGCCGGTGATGCTGATCGTCCTTGGAATCATTGTTGCCTTCGTGATGGTGGCGGTATTCAGCGCGCTGTACGGTTCCTACGATGCGGTTTCGGGCATGTGA